The Synechococcus sp. MVIR-18-1 region ATTGTTGCAATCTTTTAATAGCTTAACGCGTGTATCGAGAGATACACTTATGGGGATGCGCCGTTATTTGATTTACTGACATTGATGCATGCATCACTTTAATATTAGGCCTGGAATAGTATTTCAGGAAAACAATTCATGCACTCTTAGTAAAATTTGAATTACATGAGAAAGAAAGTCAGAATTTTGGATATTCCGCCCCCGCCACGAGCGGGGTTTTTAATTGACTCACTCCTTTGGGGGACAACTCAGCAGCGAAGACCACCCGGATGGGGGATTCGGATTCAATTCGTTTCAGCGATGGTGAAGAGGTCAACAAAAGTAGATCCCTTAAATGCCACCTATTGCTATTACTCGAAACCGCTACCCACAACAGCCGGGCAGAGAGACTCTCCGGCTCTACAACCAACTGTTCGATGAAGCCCAATATCTAAATCGTGCACGTGGTCAGTACAAGGGGATCGTAGAACGCCAGCGAACTCATATTGCGGAGCTGCAAGGTGAGTTGCAGCAATTCAGCAAAGATATGGCTTTAACTCTCCAACAAAAGGCAGAGCTAAACAAAATTCTTCTTGGGTATGCCGATGTAATCGGCGAGTTGGAGAAAGCTGGTAGCACCCTGGAAAACGCGTTCGAACAGAATGGTGCCTGGGGCCTTTTCTCTGGATCAGCCTTGGTTGAAGCGGTTCGAGCATTTATTCAAACCTTCCGTCTTGCCACCCAGCAAGCAAAAGAAGTGAAAAAAGCCAAGGCTTTGGAGGCATCCCGTGTCGATAGCTGAGGGGCTAAGGAACACTGTTCAAGAAGCGAACGACCTTGATCAAAAACTGGCCAAGCGCATTGGTCAGCATATTGATCATCAATCACAAGCATTAGCAGCTCTAAGAGAAACTACAGATGCCAAATCATTTGCCCCACAGGCGTTTAGAGCTTTACCTCCAGCGATAGAGGAGCAGTTTCAGAGTCTGAGAGTGACTGAACTCAAAGCCATTGCCACACGCATGGCTCTTCCAAATAGGAGCAAAGTCAAACGTAAAGCCGACATCATTCAGTTCCTGATCAGTCATCAGGCTCCACTCGCTCCTTCTTACGAGCAACTATTGGCATTTTGGGTTGAGCACACTCAATAACAAGAAAAGTTCTTCCGGTAGATGATTTAGGAATGTTCTACATGTAGGGCAACATCATCAAAAGCACAACTATCGGTGGTGCCCTGACATGAAAGGACTCGCTAGAATATGAACAACCGATGAATGGACCACTAGGTATCTAGTCCTCCATTCCATGTCGCTCCATCAGGCGCGATGTCGGGCCTGCAGGGGTGGCACCCTGATGTGGAACCGAGTTGGGGTTTGCCGCTGTCGCTGTTTCTTTGCGTTGGCCTTGACCCGTCCAAATCGACTTTCTCCACGAAGCCTTCGTCTTCCACAATCTGCTGAGTATTCCGTTCAGGTTGTTCAGCAAATGCTTGATGAAGAGGAATCAAAGGGCTTCAAAACGGATATTCCTGAAGGTTGCAACTGTGTAATCGTCACGATGCCTAAGGCTGTTATGCGGGCTTATCGCCAACGTGAGCAAGCCTGGCTTAAACGATTAAGAAACAAGCGGTAGCGACAAACAGCCGGTTTTTCTATCCGGTGATCGACATGTCTACAAGCGTCCGCGAGACGTTAAGCACCGCCGATATGGCAAAGGCGCTTGGCATCTCCGAAAAATTGCTGCTGAAAATTCGTAAGCAAGCAATTAGTCCATTTGAACTTGGTACTCACTATCGATTTCAAGGGGTCACAACCGCAGCTCCCGTCCGCTGGTTTCCAGGGCCAACCGATGAAGCATTCAGCAGCTTCACTCGTGTAGATCCTGCATCTATCGAAACGATGAGGGGGGCATGAACAATGCTTTCCTCAGGAAAACAAACCCCCTGTCCAAGTTGCGGCAGGACAAAAGATGGCGATTGCAGATTCAACGACGAAGTAATCCTTTGCCATTCAGGTGAAAGCGGCGGGCCGAACCCAGCCCTCAGGATTGGAGAGGTCGTCAACATCGAAGGGCGTTCATGGGCACTGGTTAAAACCGGTGCAGGGCACTCCGGTTCAGCACATGTCTTCAAGCCTCACCAACCCAAAAGACAAAAGCCCCAAAAAGCGACACGAACAGGACGACAGCAAGAGCAACAAGCGAAAGCTGAAGTGGCTTCAATTGCCATAGAACGCTTCTTTGATGAGTTCGACCTGGCCTGGAATGTCATGGATTTTCATTCCCTTAGCCCTCAAGAACTCAAAGAAGGCATCGATGCAATTGAAACAGCGCATCAAACAGGACAAGAACTCTCAGATTTGATCCAGTCGATCTGGAGTGAGAACCATGATCTTCGGAGTCGCCACAGAGACCGGTTCAACGCTTGTATCCGCAACCTGGGTTATCAAGTCGACGACCTGCGCCACTTTCGCAATCACTACCTCGGGGAGATCATCTGATGTCCGTCGAAAAATTTGATGCAAACCGTCTAACCAAAGAAGAGCGCCTTGCAGTTCTGAATGGCAGCAAATCACTTGTCGATCTCGGAGCTATCGAACGACCCCATAAAGGTTTACCTGTACTACTTACAGACCTCTCACCACCTGATAACCCGAGAAACAAAAATGGAGAAGAAAAAAACCATACAGCAGGAAGTTGGGCGAATTTCGTTGCTGATCGACTCGGAAAGAAGCTCCGCTTCAACGACCTCACAGGACTAATGGAATACGAAGGAACCTCACTTCCAGTAGATGAAACGAGCCTCCTATATGTCCGAGCCCAACAGGATGGACACAAGGTTCAAGAGAAGCAATGCAACGATGCGCTGCTCACTAATGCATATCACAATCGATTTGATCCCATCCGCGATTACCTAGAACACCTTGAACGGGACGAAACTATACAGCCCGCCTGCCTCAAAAGCCTAAGCAGCTCCTATCTAGGTACAGATGATCCGCTCTATGACGACATACTCCGCGTGGCACTTCTTGGTGCTGTTCACCGACGACTAGACCCTGGCTGTCAGTACGACGTAGTTGCTGTCCTCAAAGGGGATCAAGGAATCCGTAAATCAACCTTCTGGAAAGTTTTGGCCTCTCCAAAGTGGTATTGCTCCAGTGTCCCTGACTCCGACAAAGACCTGCTATTGAACGTTCACTCAACCTGGATCTTCGAGCTAGCGGAGCTTGAGAACGTGACAACCAAACGTGAAGTCGGGCAGCTCAAAAACCTAATCACTACCTCAAGCGATCACATCCGTATTCCCTACGGGAAGGCAACCGAAGAAAAAGAACGCAACAGCATCTTTGTTTCCTCGGTCAATGGCGATGCCTTCCTTCGGGATGAAACAGGGCACCGTCGATTCCTAGTCATCGAATGCCCTCAAAGTTTTAAAGACGGTGAATCAATTGATATTGAAGCTGTGGTTCGAGACCGTAACCAGATCTGGAAGGCTGCCTTGCTCGCATACCGCCAAGGGGATCTACCCATGCTCAATACAGAACAACAATTGGAATCCAACCGACGCTGCGGAGATTATGAAATCAGCTCCCCATTCGAAGGGCTAATTGAACGCTGGCTGTCTTTGCCCAGCTCACCAACTCGTTTCACCAGTGATGAAGCTCTCATCCAGTCAGGCTGCAGAACCGAAGGAAATATCAAGCGTGCTGACCAGCAGGAAGTGACCAATGTCCTGACCAAACTCGGTTGGTCAAAACCTATAAACAAGGAAACCATCAACGGATTCAGAGGCCGCTTCTGGCAAAAAACGACCAACCCAACCCACAAGAATGACATTGGTCAGGGGGTTGGTCAGCAGGTTGGTCATCTATAAAACAAGCTCGTGAATGGCATCTCACTATTAGTGACCAAACTGACCAAACAATTTCAAGAGAAATAGATAGAGCATCAAAAGAAGAGGATTGACCGGATACGCAAAAGTTTCAGAAAGAGATTGGTCGGCTGGTCACTTTGGTCACCCGCCATAATGTATGCATGGCTAAATGCACCAAAAAAGAGAAGTTAAGGCGTGTCGAAGAGCTAGCTGACTTACTTGTCAAAGGGCTATCTCAACGTCAGCTGATCAACCATGTGCGGGACGATTGGGGGCTCTCAGGAGATCAAGCCACGAGATACATCCGTGAAGCACGAGACCTCGTCAAATCAGACCTAGATGACGTTGACCGCGCTGATCTACTTGCAGCAAAGATTCAGATGCTCGAACAAATCGCATCTGATGCAGTCGCAGCAGGACGGGAGAACAACGCAATTGGAGCAATCAGGTTGCTTGACGAGCTTGTTGGCCTGGGACGCGGGTAGTTGCACAGCAACAACGCATAGAGAAGGCGACTCTCTCCGCACTCACAAGTCAGAGCAGCAATTCAGACGAGGGCATGGCGATCCCCCCTCGAATGCTGCTGATCGAAGTCAAATTCTCAATAAGCGGGCATCTGGATACCTCCATTGAGGAGATAGGAGCAAGAGGCTCGTTTGTCACGCAGAGGCAGGAGAAAGTCCTGTTGTCACGAATTTGTCACGCGGACCCTAAACAACAAAAAAGCGGACCCTTGAGATCCGCTGTCCTGGAATGGTTTAAGGGGGCATTCCACCCCCACGAGTCACTTGGGTGATAAGGCTGACTTCACCCCATCTCCCTTAATAGGGTCAGGCAGCAACAGGGGCTGTCTGACGGGAGAAACGTACGATGTTGTTCGCAGTTACGGAATTTGCTCTTACCGAGCAGGCTTCAGTCACCCTCCTTATGCCCCGTCGAAACCATTGCAGCCCCGAAGGGAGAATGGAGCTGAGCGGAATCGAACCGCTGTCCGAAACACCGGTGTGGACCACCTAGTCCGTTCAAGAACGGACCTAATCATTCTGGCATCAAGACCGACAGACGTCGCCTCCTGAAGAGAAAAAACACCAGTGCTCCTGCGACGCAGCAAGTAAGCAGGGTAATTATTCAGAAAAACAAAATATTGATACCAACCAAAAGCCAGATTTCAGATACCCACTCCATGCAGTTTTCTTGATATTAAAGAAGGTAAAACAGTCAAGAAACCATCAACAAGATCATTATTTTGATAGATACATTTAATAAATCAAACAGTAACTTCTCTGCAATTTCGCCACCGCTTTTATCAAGGCGAGTGCATGTACCGGAGGCTCTCTGGGCTTACAACCAAGACAAGAGACTTAGGCTCAGATACTGTGTCAATCAGTAGGTATAAGTCGAGACGTAGTAGTGAACAAAAAGCAAGCAAAATCTGAGCGCATTAAAGGCGTCTCCGTACTACCTCAAGGCTTAGAGGAAGCTGGAGTCACTGAGCTTCTTGGCTTAGGAGCGAAAGCAGTGAAACCGCTGCGTAGGGCCGTCTCATTCGAGGCCGATATGGCTTGTTTGTATCGACTTCATTTGCAATGCCGTCTTCCTTTTCGATTGCTCCGGGAAGTAGCTCGTTTTCCATGCGATGGCCGCGAATCGCTGTATTCAGGGATTCAGGAAGGACTGAACTGGGAACGCTGGCTGCATCCCTCAATGAGTTTCCGAGTGGACGTCACCGGAACGGCTCCCGGCCTCAATCACAGCCACTACTCCGCACTTCAGGTCAAAAACGCGATCGTTGATCGACAACGCGACATCTGGGGGCAAAGGTCCTCGATCGATCTGGAAGAACCCGATGTTTGCCTGCATGTGCATCTCGATCGAGAGGGTGGGGTGCTGAGTCTCGATGGATCGGGCGGCAGTCTCCACCGCCGCGGCTATCGCGCAGAAATGGGGGATGCTCCACTAAAAGAGAATCTCGCTGCTGGTTTGATCCGCCTAAGCGGATGGACAGGAACCACTCCACTCGTGGATCCCCTCTGTGGTTCAGGGACCCTGCTGATCGAAGCGGCATCAATGGCTGCGGGGCATGCCCCTGGGCTGAACCGCAGCTTTGCCCTTGAAGGCTGGGCTGATTTTGATGACGACCTCTGGAGAGAGGAAAAAGAACGCGCACGCACGCGCCAAGAGCAAGGTCAATTCCAGCCCATGATCATTGGCTGCGAGCAGGATCCATCGATCGCCAAACAGGCTCGCAACAACGCAGAGGCCGCTGGCCTTTCCCACTTGATCTCCATCCAAACGGGAGATTTCAGAGATCTCCAACTTCCAGAAGGACCGGGAACGATTGTTTGCAATCCTCCCTATGGCTTACGCATCGGAGCCGATCAGGATCTCGAGGCGCTCTACGGAGATCTCGGAGCAATGGTGAAAACCCAAGCCTCAGGATGGGATTTCTGGCTGCTCAGCGGAAATGCCGGCGTCACGGGAGCCCTCCGGATGAGAGCATCGCGACGCATCCCCATCAACAACGGTGGACTCGATTGCCGTTGGCTCCATTACCAAGTGCGTTAGCCGAGACCGATCAACGACCCATTACGGCACGGGTGGTTTTGGACAAACCTTCAAGGGTCTGGGGCAAATAGGGGCCCTTCGCCAGCTGTCCTCCAATCCGCAAGCTCGCTCCAGCAACCACCACATTCAAAACAGCAAGGGTGAGCAACGACTGCAGCAACGTCCAACTGAAAGCGGTCAACGACCAAACAACAAAAGCCGTTTCAGCAGCCACAAGAGCCAGCAGCATCAAGGTTCCGCCCATGGCCAAAAACACACCGCCGCCAATCAGGCGACGCTTCTCGCGACTAACTTCTTGCAGAGCAATACGCACATGCAGGTCCATCACCGAACCGGCTAGCGCTGTCACTCGAGCCGCAGCGCCGAGGCCCCTTGGGCGGCTCTCTTGAGATCCTGGAAGTTCACTCATCAGGAACGACGACCTCCCATAAGCAGGGCACCGACAAGTACGCCGACCCCAGCAGCGATGGCCAACGACAACAGCGGCCGCTTCCGCACGGGACGCTCAATCTTGGGTCGCAAGGTGGAATTGAGATCATCAAGCAGCTGCTCGAGTTGCTCTTCAAGGGGTTCGAGGGTGTCGGCAAAACTGCGCACGCTCTCACCGGGATGATGCATCAGATCTTCCAGCTGTTGCTGCACGGTTTGCACCGCACGATCGCCTTGGGAGGCAATCAAGTGCACAACCTCATCAAAGCTGCCCCGGGTGGCCTCTAAGGCTTGATGCGTCACCTCGGGCCAACGACGCTGGATTTCAGGAACGAGAGTCTCAAAATGATCCCGAAACCGTTGCGCAAAATCCTTGTCTTCTTCTTGGGATGGAGCTGAGTCCATGGGTAGGGGTAACGCCTTCCTCAGCCTAGAGATGGTGTCTAGAAGATGACACCCATAACTAAGCAACTGTCTCGATATCTATTCCTGGAACACACGAATGCTCCAGATGATCCGGCATGCCGGCATGTGGATTTACTCCTGGAAGATGGCGAAAGCTGCCGCACCTGGCGTCTGAGCAGTGTTCCCCTTCCAAACGGCCCCAGCCTCCAGGCCATCCCCTTACCAAGGCACCGGCTGATCTGGCTTGAACGAACCTCAGCGGCTGTCTCTGGAGGACGCGGCTGGGGACGTCGCATTGTGGGAGGCGCTTTTCAAGGGGTCTTGCCCGATGACCCAAACGAGCTGATCAAGGTTGATCTACGCGGCACTGCCGCCCTCCACTTCCCCGACCCATTAACCCTCGAACTGGCCGATGGAAGATGCCGGCTGCACGCATCGGCTCATAACGCTCCAGCACAAAGCACTTGAGCTTTTCAGAGGCTTCGCTAGTTTTGAGTCGCTGACAGCTGTATCACCTGTTGGTCCATATCAATCAGGTCGGACTGACCCACTTCAAGTCCTTCGGTGGGGCGATGACCATCCCCCTCGAGACCGGTTTCACTGTCGTGACCGGTCCCAATGGGTCTGGAAAGAGCAATATTCTCGACGGCGTCTTGTTTTGCCTAGGCCTGGCCAATAGCCGTGGGATGCGTGCTGATCGCTTACCCGATCTGGTCAACAGCGGCATGCTCAAAGCTGGAAAATCAGCTGAGACCACCGTTAGCGTGCGTTTTGATCTGAGCGACTGGCAGCCAGATGCAGCAGAGGAGGGGATTGAACCCCCTGAGGACGGTCCCTGGATTCAGGCTGATGCCAATGAATGGACGGTGACTCGCAAGCTGCGCGTGATGCCTGGAGGCTCGTACAGCAGCACATACAGCTCAGACGGGGAGCCGTGCAACCTGCAGCAGCTGCAAACCCAGCTGCGCCGATTACGCATCGATCCGGAAGGCAGCAATGTCGTGATGCAAGGCGACGTGACTCGGATTGTCTCGATGAGCAATCGGGATCGCCGCGGCCTGATTGACGAGCTGGCGGGTGTGGCACTCTTCGACACCCGAATCGAACAAAGCCGCCGCAAGCTCGACGATGTGCAAGAGCGGCAAGATCGCTGCCGCATCGTTGAACAAGAACTACTCGCCGCGCGCCAACGTCTTGAAAAGGACTGCGCGAAAGCACGGGCCTATCAGGACCTACGTGATCAAGTGCAGCGTGGCAGGCAGCAAGAGCTGGTGCTGGCCTTCGAAGCAGCGGAAGCGGAGCTGAAGCAGCTCAAAGCCCGCCAACAACACCTCAGCGAAAAGGAGATCCGCGACAGCGCGACGATCACCGAGAAGGAAGCAACCCTGTCTGCAGAAGCAGCACGCCTGCAAACCCTTCAGGAGAGCGTCAAAGCTCTAGGCGAAGACCAACTGCTCAGCGTTCAGGCTGAATTGGCCGGCCTCGATCCCCAGAATCGCGCGCTCGAACGTCAAGCCACGCAACATCAGCAAGAAGGAGAACGCTTACAAGGGCTGCGCCACAACCTCACCTCCCGCCGTCACCAACTTCAAGCAGATAGCGAAGGCCTTAAGCAAGCCAACAACCCAGAGGTGCTCCAGGCCGCCGAGCAAGCCTGCCGCGACGCCGAAGCTGCCGTTGAAATCTCGCGCAGGCGCCTCGGCGATGTCGCGGGACGATCTGGAGCCTGGCTCGATGAGCAACGCCAACGGGCAGCACGCCGCTCAGACCTGCAGACCACGCTCACGCCTCTTCAGGAGGAGCAACAGCAATTACAAGAGCGTTTGCGTCAGGACGAAGCCCGTCAATCCGAGCTGCAGCTGGAACGGGACGAAGCCGGTGCCGAAGACCGTGAAGTCCAAGACCAGCTGGAACAACTGGAGCAGGAGTGGCAATCGCTGCTGGAAAGCCTTCGAAGCGGCAAAGAACAGCTGCAAGAACGCGCTGAAGCCGTTGCGATTCAACAACGCACCCGCACCAGGCTTGAAGAGGAGCAGACCCGCCTGGAACGGGAAATCGCCCGTTTAGAGAGTCGACGCGAGGCCTTGCAGGAAACACGCGGCACGGGAGCCTTACGCCTCTTGCTGGAGGCGGGACTGGATGGCATCCATGGAGCGGTCGCCCAACTTGGCGAAGTAGAAGATCGTCATCGTTTAGCCCTAG contains the following coding sequences:
- a CDS encoding phage holin family protein, giving the protein MSELPGSQESRPRGLGAAARVTALAGSVMDLHVRIALQEVSREKRRLIGGGVFLAMGGTLMLLALVAAETAFVVWSLTAFSWTLLQSLLTLAVLNVVVAGASLRIGGQLAKGPYLPQTLEGLSKTTRAVMGR
- a CDS encoding class I SAM-dependent RNA methyltransferase, with the protein product MNKKQAKSERIKGVSVLPQGLEEAGVTELLGLGAKAVKPLRRAVSFEADMACLYRLHLQCRLPFRLLREVARFPCDGRESLYSGIQEGLNWERWLHPSMSFRVDVTGTAPGLNHSHYSALQVKNAIVDRQRDIWGQRSSIDLEEPDVCLHVHLDREGGVLSLDGSGGSLHRRGYRAEMGDAPLKENLAAGLIRLSGWTGTTPLVDPLCGSGTLLIEAASMAAGHAPGLNRSFALEGWADFDDDLWREEKERARTRQEQGQFQPMIIGCEQDPSIAKQARNNAEAAGLSHLISIQTGDFRDLQLPEGPGTIVCNPPYGLRIGADQDLEALYGDLGAMVKTQASGWDFWLLSGNAGVTGALRMRASRRIPINNGGLDCRWLHYQVR
- a CDS encoding virulence-associated E family protein, producing MSVEKFDANRLTKEERLAVLNGSKSLVDLGAIERPHKGLPVLLTDLSPPDNPRNKNGEEKNHTAGSWANFVADRLGKKLRFNDLTGLMEYEGTSLPVDETSLLYVRAQQDGHKVQEKQCNDALLTNAYHNRFDPIRDYLEHLERDETIQPACLKSLSSSYLGTDDPLYDDILRVALLGAVHRRLDPGCQYDVVAVLKGDQGIRKSTFWKVLASPKWYCSSVPDSDKDLLLNVHSTWIFELAELENVTTKREVGQLKNLITTSSDHIRIPYGKATEEKERNSIFVSSVNGDAFLRDETGHRRFLVIECPQSFKDGESIDIEAVVRDRNQIWKAALLAYRQGDLPMLNTEQQLESNRRCGDYEISSPFEGLIERWLSLPSSPTRFTSDEALIQSGCRTEGNIKRADQQEVTNVLTKLGWSKPINKETINGFRGRFWQKTTNPTHKNDIGQGVGQQVGHL